Sequence from the Ectothiorhodospira sp. BSL-9 genome:
ATCGCAGGGGCGCCACACGGACATATTGGGGATCAGGCGCAGGCTGGGCACCTGCTCCACCGGCTGGTGGGTGGGGCCGTCTTCGCCCAGGCCGATGGAGTCGTGGGTGAGCACATAGATGGCGCGCTGCTTCATGAGGGCCGACATGCGCAGACCGTTGCGGGCATAGTCGCTGAAGATCAGGAAGGTGCCACCGTAGGGGATGAAGCCCCCATGCAGGGCAATCCCGTTCATGATCGCGGCCATGCCGAACTCGCGCACGCCGTAGTAGATGTAATTGCCATCGGCGTTCTCGCGGCTCACACCGCGGGCACCGCCCCAGAGGGTGAGGTTGGAGCCGGCCAGATCGGCGGAGCCGCCCATCAGTTCCGGCAGCGCCGGGGCATAGCCACCGATGGCCTGCTGGGAGGCCTTGCGGCTGGCCACCTTCTCGGCCTTGTCCACGGTGGCCTGGACGAAGGCGGCGGCCTTTTGCTGCCAGTCGGCGGGCAGGTCGCCCTTCATGCGGCGGGTGAATTCGGCGGCCAGTTCCGGATGGGCCTTCTTGTACTCATCAAAGCGGGCCTGCCAGGCCTGCTCGGCCTTGGCACCCTTGTCCCTGGCATTCCAGCCGGCATAGATGTCCTCGGGGATCACGAAGGGTTCGTGCTTCCAGCCCAGGGTCTCGCGCACCAGCTTGATCTCGTCATCACCCAGGGGGGCGCCATGGCATTCTTCCTTGCCCTGCTTGTTGGGGGAGCCCCAGCCGATGATGGTCTTGCAGCAGATGAGGGTGGGACGATCAGTGACGCCACGGGCCTCCTCGGTGGCCTTCTTCACGGCCTCGGCATCGTGGCCGTCCACGTTGCGCACCACGTGCCAGCCGTAGGCCTCGAAACGGGCGGGGGTGTCGTCGGTAAACCAGCCTTCCACTTCGCCGTCGATGGAGATGCCGTTGTCATCATAGAAGGCGATGAGCTTGCCCAGGCCCAGGGTGCCTGCCAGGGAACAGACCTCGTGGGAAATCCCCTCCATCAGGCAGCCGTCGCCCAGGAACACATAGGTGTGATGATCGACGATGTCATGACCGGGGCGGTTGAACTGACCGGCCATGGCCTTCTCGGCGATCGCCATGCCCACCGCATTGGCCAGGCCCTGACCCAGCGGGCCGGTGGTGGTCTCCACACCCGCGGTGTAACCATATTCCGGGTGCCCGGGGGTCTGGGAGTGCAACTGGCGGAACTGCTTGAGCTCGTCCATGGGCAGATCGTAGCCGGTGAGGTGCAGCAGGGAGTACACCAGCATGGAGCCGTGACCGTTGGACATGATGAAGCGGTCGCGATTCACCCAGTGAGGGTTGCCCGGGTTGTGGGTGAGAAAATCATTCCACAGCACTTCGGCGATATCGGCCATGCCCATGGGGGCGCCCGGGTGACCGGACTTGGCTTTCTGGACCGCGTCCATGGAAAGCGCGCGTACGGCGTTGGCTAGCTCTTTGCGAGACGGCATGCAGTTCTCCTCAAGTGATTTAAAACGACGAAAACAAGGGCAGCCGCGATGACACCTTTCGATGGTGTTCTTGTTCTTCTCGACGATATTCAACGATCGCGACAACCGGGAATCTGGCGTTGCAAGACCGGCCTGGAAAGGGATCTGGGCGCCTGACACATCTCGCTCTCAGCTACCTTGACATTGCGCATTCCATGGCCTGGTCACAACTTTGGAGCGGTGCATTTTCGCTGACAGAATGCTTCTGAGCAAGTCCGAGAGTTTCACACGGCTTTTTGCTGCAGTGCCTCATAAAACCTCAAAGAGACTCCCTGGTAACACTCTTGATGTTTTTAATACTCAAGCGGGTTTTACTTTCACGCGCTGCCGGCGGGTGATGGCCTCACCGGTATGAGGCTGATTACAATACGCCCCCTACCAGCCACAAACCCGCTTCAAGGGCGGTCATCCTGCATGCATCCAATCCGCATCCTCTTCCTGCACGGCTGGCAATCCAGCCCCGGGGGCCTCAAACCCACCCATCTGCTTCGTCACGGCCATGATGTGATCAATCCACCCCTGGACGATGATGACTTCGAGGCGGCCATGGACACCGCACAGGCCACCCTTCAGGCCCATCGACCCCAGGTCATCGTGGGGTCATCCCGGGGTGGCGCGGTGGCCATGAACCTGCACACGGGGGACATCCCCCTGGTCCTGCTGTGTCCCGCCTGGCGACACTGGGGCCAGGCTGACCGCGTCAAGCCGGGTACGCTGATCCTGCATTCCCGTGGGGACGAGACCATCCCCTTCGCCGATTCCCAGGAACTGCTGACGCGCAGCGGTCTGCCCGAAAGCTGCCTCATCGAAGTGGGAAGGGATCATCGCCTGGCCGACCCGGAACCCCTGCAGGCCATGCTGGAGGCCTGCGAGCGCCAGGCCCGACCCGGACCATGACGCCCGAAACCATCGCCACAATCGATGCCCTGCCATTGACCCGGCAGGCGCACCACTATCTGGAAAACTGCCTCGATGAAGGGGATCACGCGGTGGACGCCACCGCGGGGAACGGGCATGACAGCCTGTTCCTGGCACACCAGTCCGGGGCCACGGGGCATGTATGGGCGTTTGATATCCAGGCCCAGGCCCTGGAGGCCACCCGCGCGCGCCTGGAGGCCGAGGGCCTGGCATCACGGGTCACGCTGATCCACTCCGGGCATCAGCACCTGGCTCAATACCTGCCGGAAAACCTGCGTGGCAGGATCAAGGCTGTGATGTTCAACCTGGGTTATCTGCCCGGCGGGGACCATGGCATCGTCACCCATCCACGGCACACCCTCGCGGCCCTGGAGGCCTCGCTGGCCTGGCTGCACCCTGATGGAATGATCAGCCTGATGATGTATCGGGGCCACTCCGGTGGGCAGGAAGAACACGCCGCCATCGAGGCCTGGTTGCGGGAACGCCGGGATATCGTCTGCCACAGGACCCGGGAGCGTCCCTTCCCTTCTCCCGTATTGAAGTGTCTCAAGCGGGCCTGATGGGCCCTTGCCCGAGCACACCGGCATGGCATCGGGCGCACCAGGCTTCGTATAATCCGCGCCCATGTTGATTGTCGCCCCATACCACCGCGCCGGTCGGCCCACCCCGGAGGCCGCCCCATGAAGAACACACTCCGCCCGGGCCTGTTGCGCCACGCCATCGGCCCCGGGCTGCTCATGGCCGGGGCAGCCATCGGCGTGTCGCACCTGGTGCAATCCACCCGCGCCGGGGCCGAGTACGGCCTGCTGTTGCTGCCGGTGGTGCTGCTGGCCTGCCTCCTCAAATACCCCTTCCTGGAATTCGGACCCCGCTACGCGGCCGCCACCGGCGAGAACCTGCTGATCGGCTATCGGCGTCTGGGGCGCTGGGCGCTTGGGCTCTTTGCCCTGGTCACCCTGGGCACCATGTTCATCATCCAGGCGGTGGTGACCGTGGTAACGGCGGGACTGTTCGGGATGGTGTTCGGGATGGACGCCTCGCCGGCCACCCTGTCGGCCTGGATCATGGGGGGCTGCCTGCTACTGCTGGCCATCGGCAACTACCGGGGGGTGGACCTGGGCATGAAGCTGATCATGGGCGCCCTGACCATCTCCACCCTGGCCACCGTGGCCCTGGCCTTTGGCGAGTCGCCGGACTGGTCCACCCTCTCCGGCATTGCCCAGGCGCCACAGGTATGGACCGCCGCCGGCGTGGCCTTCCTGCTGGCCCTGCTGGGCTGGATGCCCATCCCCCTGGATGTGGCCGTGTGGCACTCCCTATGGACTCTTGAACGCTCCCGGGAGACCGGCACCCGTCCCAGCCTGGGCCAGGCACTCACGGATTTTCGCATCGGCTTCATGGCCGCCACCCTGCTGGCCCTGGCCTTCCTGCTATTGGGGGCGCTCACCCTGCATGGCACCGGGCAGGGCTTTGCCGACTCGGCGGTGGGCTTCTCGGCACAGTTGGTGGATCTGTACGCCGGCGCCCTGGGTGAGTGGAGCCGACCGCTCATCGCCGTGGCCGCCCTCACCACCATGTTCAGCACCACCCTGGCGGTGACGGACGCCTATCCGCGGGTGATCACTGCCCTGACCCGGGCAGCCCGGGCCGATGAGCGGGGTGTGGTGCTGGGCCCGCCGGAAGACCATCGCTGGCCCTATGTGCTCTCGCTGGTGGTTGTACTCAGCGGCGCCCTCACCCTGATTTACCTGGCTGGTGAGCGCTTCACCACGTTTGTGGATCTGGCCACCACCATTTCGTTCCTCTCGGCCCCGGTGCTGGCCTGGCTCACCCTGCGGGTGGTCACCGATGAACACATGCCCCCCGCGGCGCGACCGGGGCCCGTGCTCCTGGGGCTGGCCTGGGTGGGGCTGATTTTCCTGATCAGCTTCTCCCTGGTCTGGGCCGGCTGGCGCATTCTCGGGTAAGCCTCACGCTTTGGGGCATCGTGCCCCGTTGTCTCTCAACATGATGAAAGGAGTCCGACTTGGACACGTTCAAGCTGGTCAGACCGGAACACCTGAACCATTACGGTTATCTATTTGGTGGATTTTTGCTCAAATGGGTGGATGAGATCGCCTGGATTGCCGCCAGCCGTGACCACCCGGGTTGCCGGTTCGTGACGGTGGCCATGAATAGCGTGGAATTCCACAAGGGAGTGCATCAGGGGACCGTGCTGCGCTTCAACTCCCATGAGCACCAACGTGGCAGGACTTCCGTGCAATACGCGGTGAGCGCCTTTGCGGATGACCTGGAAAGCGGCCGGGAAGAGCCGATCTTTTCCACCTGCGTGACCTTTGTGAATCTGGATGATGAGGGGAACAAGACGGCGCTGCCAGAGGGTGCAGACTGAGGGGAGAGAGGGGGGAAGGCGGGCACGGGGCCATGCCCTGTACCCGCTACCAGGGCACTGCCTCGGATGACACCGGTTGCGGCAACTCGAAGACCGCCTCCAGTCGCTGGATCAGCCCCCGCATCTCATGACCCAGCAGGGTGAACTCGGCATCCATGCGGGCCACGGCGTCCTCCGCCTCGGCCACGCCGCCCTCTTCGATCAGCTCATCGGCCATGCGCAGGCGTTTGATGGACAGATCATCCGCCAGCACGAAGTTCAGACGCTCGTTCCAGTCCAGGGCCAGTTGAACCACCTGCTTGCCTGCCTCCAGATGCTTGGCGATCTCCTCGCCCGCGAGATCCTGCCCGCGACAACGAACCACTGACTGGGTGTCCTTGGGGTCACGCAGTTCACAGGCATCGCCCAGCTCAAAGCCCTCGTCACCGTGGCCCTGCGACACCCAGCGGGTCATCAGGGAGGCCGGGGGATTGGCCGGCTGCGGCAGGGCCGCGGGCAGGCTGCCCAGGGTCTCCCGCAGCAGGCTGACCAGGTCATCGGCCAGGCGTTCACTGGAGGCATCCACCACCAGCCAGCCGGCCACGGTATCCACATAGGCCATCAGCCGCCGCGAGCGGGTGAAGGCCTGGGGGAGCAGTTCGGCGGTGATGGCCTCGCGCAATTGCTTGCGTTCGGCACGACCCACACTGCGGGCCTCGCCAGCCTCGATCTCGGCCACCCGTTCCTCCAGCATCTCGGCCACGACCGAAGACGGCAGCAGCCGCTCCTGGCGACGGGCGCAGATCAGCAGGCAGCCTGCGGCACCGTGCACCAGGGCCTGGGTGTCGTTGCCCAGGGGCTCGGTCCAGCCCATGGTGGACAGGGTCAGAGGGCCGCAGGGTTTGAAGCGGTGCTCGGCAAGCTTGTCTTCGAGTTCGGAGGCGGAAAGACCCAGGGGGTCTCCCAGGCGAAAGAGTCTGGCGTTCTTGAACATGAAGTGACCGATGGTGGGAAAGGCGGAAGATTATACCCGCCGTGACCCGATCTTGCTCACTGGGTCAGGTCTTGCTCAGGGCATCGTGGACCTGTGACAGGATCTCGGTAGCCACCATCAGCACATGATCCCGGGCAAAGCCCGCGTCGATCATCTCGTCATAGAGGGTGTGGGCCATGAGGCGCGCCACCTTCTCAGGATCGTGGGTCATGCGGCCGGTGCGGCGGGCCTCGCGGGCCAGGGTGAGTTGCATGAAATGGGTCTTGAGCAGGCCCTGGAGACGGTGGATATGCACCGACTTGGACACCACCAGGGCCAGGATGCTGGCCAGGCGCAGATCCGCATCATCCAGGCGCTCCCGGCCAACGGGGCTGTCCACGTTGATCACGCCGATCACCTGATCCTCCAGGATCACCGGCACCGAGATCACGTCCACGGTGCCGGACTCGCCGCGACGGGCCAGGGGCGCATAGGGTGAATGATGCAGGTCCTGGATCAGCAGTGGCTCCCCGGAACTGGCCACCCGTCCCGCGATGCCATCCCCAAGCGGCTGAGCATGCTGGCGGGCCTCCTCCGGCAGGCGTCCACAATGGGCCTCCACCCTGAGATGCGGCAGCTCCTCGCCCTCGCTCCTGCTGACCAGCATGATGGAGCAGTGGTGGCAGGTCATGGCATGCGCCACCAGCGTGCTCAGTTGATCCAGCCCTGCCTCTAGGGATTGGGTGGTCTCCACGAAGCGGGACAGCTCAGTGAGTCGGTCAGTGAAGGACGCATCGTACATAACAGGCTCTCAGGTCAGTACTTCCGGAAGACGCAGGGTGAAACAGCCACCTCCCAGGTTGCCCCGGTTGGATAACTCCACATAACCCCGTCGCGTTTCATCCGCATGCATGTCGGCCACCAGGGCACAGAAATAAAGCCCCAGCCCGGTGCGTCCCTGCGTGGGATCGAAATCGCCCTGATCCTCCAGCGACCGGCGACCCAGCATGGAATCGGGGTAACCGGCGCCGTTATCGTCCACCTGCAGGACCAGCCACCCCCGCTCCTCACGGGCCCATATGGACAGCTTATCCTGAGTGTAGCGGATGGTATT
This genomic interval carries:
- the tkt gene encoding transketolase — its product is MPSRKELANAVRALSMDAVQKAKSGHPGAPMGMADIAEVLWNDFLTHNPGNPHWVNRDRFIMSNGHGSMLVYSLLHLTGYDLPMDELKQFRQLHSQTPGHPEYGYTAGVETTTGPLGQGLANAVGMAIAEKAMAGQFNRPGHDIVDHHTYVFLGDGCLMEGISHEVCSLAGTLGLGKLIAFYDDNGISIDGEVEGWFTDDTPARFEAYGWHVVRNVDGHDAEAVKKATEEARGVTDRPTLICCKTIIGWGSPNKQGKEECHGAPLGDDEIKLVRETLGWKHEPFVIPEDIYAGWNARDKGAKAEQAWQARFDEYKKAHPELAAEFTRRMKGDLPADWQQKAAAFVQATVDKAEKVASRKASQQAIGGYAPALPELMGGSADLAGSNLTLWGGARGVSRENADGNYIYYGVREFGMAAIMNGIALHGGFIPYGGTFLIFSDYARNGLRMSALMKQRAIYVLTHDSIGLGEDGPTHQPVEQVPSLRLIPNMSVWRPCDAVETAVAWKCAIERQDGPTVLSLSRQGLPHQQRDSQQLSNVSRGGYVLKDTDGTPDAILIATGSEVALAMDAAAKLADKGRKVRVVSMPCTDLFEAQDVSYRESVLPASVRARVAVEAAGTSGWFRYVGLDGKVVGMEGFGESAPGDALMDYFGFTVDNVVQAVEDIL
- a CDS encoding alpha/beta fold hydrolase, whose amino-acid sequence is MHPIRILFLHGWQSSPGGLKPTHLLRHGHDVINPPLDDDDFEAAMDTAQATLQAHRPQVIVGSSRGGAVAMNLHTGDIPLVLLCPAWRHWGQADRVKPGTLILHSRGDETIPFADSQELLTRSGLPESCLIEVGRDHRLADPEPLQAMLEACERQARPGP
- a CDS encoding class I SAM-dependent methyltransferase, whose translation is MTPETIATIDALPLTRQAHHYLENCLDEGDHAVDATAGNGHDSLFLAHQSGATGHVWAFDIQAQALEATRARLEAEGLASRVTLIHSGHQHLAQYLPENLRGRIKAVMFNLGYLPGGDHGIVTHPRHTLAALEASLAWLHPDGMISLMMYRGHSGGQEEHAAIEAWLRERRDIVCHRTRERPFPSPVLKCLKRA
- a CDS encoding Nramp family divalent metal transporter, which gives rise to MKNTLRPGLLRHAIGPGLLMAGAAIGVSHLVQSTRAGAEYGLLLLPVVLLACLLKYPFLEFGPRYAAATGENLLIGYRRLGRWALGLFALVTLGTMFIIQAVVTVVTAGLFGMVFGMDASPATLSAWIMGGCLLLLAIGNYRGVDLGMKLIMGALTISTLATVALAFGESPDWSTLSGIAQAPQVWTAAGVAFLLALLGWMPIPLDVAVWHSLWTLERSRETGTRPSLGQALTDFRIGFMAATLLALAFLLLGALTLHGTGQGFADSAVGFSAQLVDLYAGALGEWSRPLIAVAALTTMFSTTLAVTDAYPRVITALTRAARADERGVVLGPPEDHRWPYVLSLVVVLSGALTLIYLAGERFTTFVDLATTISFLSAPVLAWLTLRVVTDEHMPPAARPGPVLLGLAWVGLIFLISFSLVWAGWRILG
- a CDS encoding acyl-CoA thioesterase, translated to MDTFKLVRPEHLNHYGYLFGGFLLKWVDEIAWIAASRDHPGCRFVTVAMNSVEFHKGVHQGTVLRFNSHEHQRGRTSVQYAVSAFADDLESGREEPIFSTCVTFVNLDDEGNKTALPEGAD
- a CDS encoding recombination-associated protein RdgC gives rise to the protein MFKNARLFRLGDPLGLSASELEDKLAEHRFKPCGPLTLSTMGWTEPLGNDTQALVHGAAGCLLICARRQERLLPSSVVAEMLEERVAEIEAGEARSVGRAERKQLREAITAELLPQAFTRSRRLMAYVDTVAGWLVVDASSERLADDLVSLLRETLGSLPAALPQPANPPASLMTRWVSQGHGDEGFELGDACELRDPKDTQSVVRCRGQDLAGEEIAKHLEAGKQVVQLALDWNERLNFVLADDLSIKRLRMADELIEEGGVAEAEDAVARMDAEFTLLGHEMRGLIQRLEAVFELPQPVSSEAVPW
- a CDS encoding GAF domain-containing protein; translation: MYDASFTDRLTELSRFVETTQSLEAGLDQLSTLVAHAMTCHHCSIMLVSRSEGEELPHLRVEAHCGRLPEEARQHAQPLGDGIAGRVASSGEPLLIQDLHHSPYAPLARRGESGTVDVISVPVILEDQVIGVINVDSPVGRERLDDADLRLASILALVVSKSVHIHRLQGLLKTHFMQLTLAREARRTGRMTHDPEKVARLMAHTLYDEMIDAGFARDHVLMVATEILSQVHDALSKT